One window from the genome of Plasmodium berghei ANKA genome assembly, chromosome: 3 encodes:
- a CDS encoding syntaxin, putative produces the protein MNDLFEEIKTLAIRKNTKNAKYMSPWLIFKSNKVIDNNFEKNEDTIINISNESDKDLIAYVDIVDKIKQEINKIHEISDEISNLKNKISIATTVEQENETSILLNMQIKNGNNIIQATKIDIRNVRKKFLLKSQDNIIIKKTIHDNLINVFKKALYKYQSVQNLYQNNVKDKISRHIKIMYPDYTEEYINNVLDNENVNTQNLVKWKLQGHDDLKNALMDVETKYKDVKTLEKNVCDLHQTIVELSALIEMNDDVINSVYNNIDDAQHFTEKANADLIDAKNIQKSSSKWMFYISVAIVVIIIIMFLPILVKII, from the coding sequence atgaatgacttatttgaagaaataaaaacattgGCTATAAGGAAAAATACtaaaaatgcaaaataCATGAGTCCATGGTTAATTTTTAAGAGTAACAAAGttattgataataatttcgaaaaaaatgaagatacaattataaatatttctaacGAAAGTGATAAAGATTTAATAGCTTATGTTGATATAGTtgacaaaataaaacaagaaataaataaaattcatgAAATTTCTGATGAAAtatcaaatttaaaaaataaaataagtataGCAACAACTGTGGAACAAGAAAATGAAACtagtatattattaaatatgcaaataaaaaatggaaataatattattcaaGCTACAAAAATTGATATAAGAAATGtacgaaaaaaatttttgttaaaatcacaggacaatattattataaaaaaaactatacATGATAACTTAATTaatgtatttaaaaaagctttatataaatatcaatcagttcaaaatttatatcaGAATAATGTAAAGGACAAAATATCAagacatataaaaattatgtatcCAGATTATACTgaagaatatattaataatgtattagataatgaaaatgtaaatacACAAAATTTAGTAAAATGGAAATTACAAGGGCAtgatgatttaaaaaatgcattaaTGGATGTagaaacaaaatataaagatgTTAAAACGctcgaaaaaaatgtgtgtGATTTGCATCAAACAATTGTAGAATTATCAGCTTTAATTGAAATGAATGACGATGTGATTAATAGcgtatataataatattgacGATGCTCAGCATTTTACCGAAAAAGCTAATGCTGATTTAATTgatgcaaaaaatattcaaaagtCTTCATCAAAATGgatgttttatatatctgTTGCTATCgttgttattataattattatgttcCTACCTATTTtagtaaaaattatttaa
- a CDS encoding ras-related protein Rab-5A, putative: MEKKSSYKTVLLGESSVGKSSIVLRLTKDTFHDNTNTTIGASFCTYVVNINELKTNNNNGDNRSNNNNNLTFNDENSESLYNIKFDIWDTAGQERYASIVPLYYRGATCAIIVFDISNSNTLDRAKTWVNQLKISGNYIIILVANKIDKNKFQVDMLEVQKYAQENNLLFIQTSAKTGFNIKNVFYMLAEEIYKNIINSKNHIDNKTVNNNLINLNSEKQQKTNCC, encoded by the coding sequence atggaaaagaaAAGTAGTTATAAAACAGTGTTATTAGGAGAATCATCAGTGGGGAAATCAAGCATAGTTTTAAGATTAACAAAAGATACATTTCATGATAATACAAATACTACAATAGGTGCTTCTTTTTGCACATATGTAGTTAAcataaatgaattaaaaactaataataataacggTGATAATCGTagtaataacaataataatttaacaTTTAATGACGAAAATAGTGAAAGTttatataacataaaatttgatatatGGGATACAGCAGGACAAGAGCGATATGCAAGTATTGTTCCCCTATATTACAGAGGTGCTACTTGTGCTATAATAGTTTTTGATATTAGTAATTCAAATACTCTAGACCGAGCTAAAACTTGGGTAAatcaattaaaaataagtggtaattatattataattttagttgcaaataaaatagataaaaataagtttCAGGTTGATATGTTAGAGGTGCAAAAATATGCtcaagaaaataatttactttttattCAAACAAGTGCAAAAACGggatttaatataaaaaatgttttttatatgcttgcagaagaaatatataaaaatattataaacaGTAAAAATCACatagataataaaacaGTAAATAACAacttaataaatttaaatagtgaaaaacaacaaaaaacaaattgcTGCTAA
- a CDS encoding ubiquinol-cytochrome-c reductase complex assembly factor 1, putative produces the protein MWNKSRKSLLLNRRYSFFRCFTNQVKVYDNIKIIESKNLYEDKNTKISIRESSKYIIPIPQCDRSFISSIVYRLFLKHTEYGECAWRLVHLIIERLENEEILKIFQIDESFNMKMYFYILHLWIINKRLRHEYYQGEIMNTYIFDITWRIVRDWMLLKNVPEYSFNTELLNCQEYAFGFLVHLDEASTNVDTFPSLLKNILWEHLYEKKVKKSGLIVTELSKYSILQMRHVFNLSSDHFLQASFIWADFYNQKKLNRRLPALCQQISYGGYRPKDKSKYLPYDDGKKILPRVY, from the exons ATGTGGAATAAAAGTAGAAAATCATTGTTACTAAACAGAagatattcattttttcgaTGCTTTACTAATCAAGTAAAAGTATATgacaatataaaaattatagaaaGCAAAAACTTATatgaagataaaaatactaAAATTAGTATTCGAGAatcatcaaaatatatcatacCAATACCCCAATGTGATCGTTCTTTTATCAGTTCTATTGTTTATAGACTTTTCCT aaaGCATACAGAATATGGAGAATGTGCATGGAGATTAGTTCATCTAATAATAGAACGATtggaaaatgaagaaatattgaaaatatttcaaatagacgaatcatttaatatgaaaatgtacttttatattcttcatCTATGGATAATTAACAAAAGGCTAAGACATGAATATTATCAAGGCGAAATAATGAATACATACATTTTTGATATAACATGGAGAATTGTTCGTGATTGGAtgcttttaaaaaatgttccagaatattcttttaataCAGAACTTTTAAATTGTCAGGAATATGCTTTTGGG TTTTTAGTACATTTAGATGAAGCATCTACCAATGTCGATACCTTCCCTTCACTCttaaagaatatattatgGGA GCACCTAtacgaaaaaaaagtaaaaaaatctGGACTAATTGTCACAGAGTTGAGTAAATATAGTATACTTCAAATGAGACAcgtttttaatttatcgagtgatcattttttacaagCCTCTTTTATCTG ggctgatttttataatcaaaaaaaattaaatcgGCGTTTGCCCGCATTATGCCAGCAAATATCATATGGAG gTTATCGGCCAAAAGATAAAAGCAAATATCTTCCCTACGACGatgggaaaaaaatattacccAGGGTTTATTAG
- a CDS encoding apicoplast beta-ketoacyl-acyl carrier protein synthase III precursor, putative has product MILYIVILILYHFTSFFFALKIKNCKYNFLNNVHSIQHTTRIRAVGGKVGCKIIGHGHSYPSHEIHNDELKKYIDTNDEWIQTRTGIKKRRILKKNENITTLQVESSKQALKNSLLNPLDIDMIINASSTPQNLFGDANNISNELGCKNSVNMDLTAACTGFVFAFATAYNFLSKYKNILIIGSDALSNFVDWRDRNTCVLFGDGAGAIILQRTNTNEENNIYDYYIGSNSELNNLLTINFENDKDNLDAPNQNKYGKINMNGKEVFKYAINKIPKILKKSVENVNLKLNDVDYFIFHQANIRILESVANTLNIPKSKILVNLDEYANTSAASIPLCFSENIYNGKIKRNNIICMCGFGAGMSYGCITFKY; this is encoded by the exons atgattcTTTACATAGTTATATTAATTCTATACCATTTTacttcctttttttttgcgctcaaaataaaaaattgtaaatataattttttaaataatgttCATTCTATACAACATACAACTAGAATACGCGCTGTTGGTGGAAAAG tTGGATGTAAAATAATCGGGCATGGTCATTCTTATCCTTCACATGAAATTCATAATGacgaattaaaaaaatatatcgaTACAAATGACGAA TGGATACAAACCAGAACaggaattaaaaaaagaaggatactaaaaaaaaatgaaaatataacaacTTTACAAGTAGAAAGTTCTAAACAagctttaaaaaattcgTTGTTAAACCCGTTAGACATAGATATG aTTATAAACGCATCTTCTACGCCtcaaaatttatttggagatgcaaataatattagtaATGAATTAGGATGTAAAAATAGCGTTAATATGGATTTAACAGCAGCATGTACAGGATTTGTCTTTGCTTTTGCTACGG catacaattttttatcaaaatataaaaacattttaataattgGAAGTGATGCATTGAGCAACTTTGTGGATTGGAGGGATCGAAATACATGTGTTTTGTTTGGGGATGGAGCAG gagctataattttacaaagaacaaatacaaatgaagaaaataatatttacgATTATTATATAGGATCAAATAGCGAactaaataatttattaacaattaattttgaaaacGATAAGGATAACTTGGACGCTCCAaaccaaaataaatatggaaaaataaatatgaatggAAAAGAAGTGTTTAAATATgcaataaacaaaatacctaaaattttaaaaaaatctGTAGAAAACGtcaatttaaaattaaatgatgttgattattttatatttcacCAAGCTAATATTAGAATTTTAGAATCAGTTGCAAATACTTTAAATATACCAAAATCAAAG ATTTTGGTAAACTTGGATGAATACGCAAACACATCGGCAGCTTCAATACCGCTATGCTTCTCggaaaat atatacaatggaaaaataaaaaggaataacattatatgtatgtgtGGTTTTGGGGCTGGAATGTCATACGGATGCAttacatttaaatattaa
- a CDS encoding GAF domain-related protein, putative, translating into MNENILKNIWRYKPCLFIKKTIRRKSVLRLKISYSISLNNLRSGPFWLNNFRSVCNWINVKKKINTKNKLKSFQENYKVSNASKINRRNRRNIARHLSANLFTQYLNKSSPILNSPNFNHILNQHKICSYSTKNENSETFKNNTKVENGKTIENSVKVENSETVKNSEQVEENGKKNDIKKILNIIFCSSIPMIGFGFMDQFIMIRLGDMFDASIGVTLGISTLCAASFGQLCSDTFGVFFGCAINYLLQRYKIIQIEKFDIKNKIYQYCTLIGSVLGILLGCGLGMLQLIFIDTTKSDRLKKKKELDFIFQMVMYDCSDILNCEASTLFLYDKVKNELWSKAIHGRKNIIKISANSNEKSFCLWVLRNKEIINCKDVLSSELYNPNHDKKFNFKTKTILAAPILDRNNQVVGVLMFLNKFRSHGGYFTCNDEKLAELMSKHISIFMEKFNYISEGDQKMIIFDKQKNNLQEEEEEEEDEDDENDDENLKNKSNKIEELKITNFKDKKKKRKKKREQNKKNKYQTLQIYDDGKIFDEGNDNEIKQTIFEDYDEKEEEEDVYNIEDEEDDEEEEENDENDDKNDDKNETKNESIHYKEKNNLLNSNLKEGNSKMDFQEQIGNKMKKNDTNKINLEKSNNLNDHKNVDTTTINGYGKEDKNNIYTFDKKQQINNLYNKINKLKTINENDKNFKFNLLMQNISKNVNNNEMKYEQNISIYIDNENTKQKEKQNFKNYSTISSDEYIDPYIIDNVKILDTFFNNIEKKSKKIILCTKLYKDSINLWKKWQSCGQTYPNNLWEIKNNIKEEQTLPINITDDNYHKIYYTPEFNYYFENNYDTEYDLFYQNRFNDGYRHIQNREYIDDTVGNKNKYIHEYFKPGEMNYSKMREGEGDTNIKTWNDLLNEKTNNSRFFSICHKINDMTSLYKNNYKNIENIVFIKKKYMIYDVVKAYNHNTFDEKYFAHINLGKIYNNMSQKKNDMKCFKMLKIIYRYNLNKIFSNHYKYIIIKKKKKLRKFCYSIKSFDIHKMDQFWFIIYCQNKLKNIFYKNLHFAINLQNARIIDFKFIHTYILNTIYENTTSIFVSPSTCYNVKKIDFFSVNNLYRLKNKTTMNDIIYKYYIFYNFRKKLKKKKINYYNYQDLYMEENFFGHNTHTKKVPKLLDDDLGKKSAIITVER; encoded by the coding sequence atgaatgaaaacatattaaaaaatatttggaGGTACAAGCCATGtctatttataaaaaaaactattcGAAGAAAATCAGTTTTGCGCTTAAAGATATCTTATAGTAtttcattaaataatttgagAAGTGGCCCATTTTGGTTGAATAATTTTAGAAGTGTGTGCAATTGGataaatgtgaaaaaaaaaattaacacaaaaaataaattaaagaGTTTccaagaaaattataaagtAAGCAATGCTAGCAAAATTAACAGACGTAACAGAAGAAACATCGCCCGACATTTAAGTGCAAACTTATTTACACAATATCTTAACAAAAGTAGCCCGATTTTAAATTCACCCAATTTTAACCACATTCTTAATCAGCATAAAATTTGTTCTTATTCAACAAAGAATGAAAATAGCgaaacatttaaaaataatacaaaagtTGAAAATGGCAAAACAATTGAAAATAGTGTAAAAGTTGAAAATAGCGAAACAGTTAAAAATAGTGAACAAGTTGaagaaaatggaaaaaaaaatgatataaaaaaaatactaaatattatattttgttcatcTATTCCAATGATAGGGTTTGGATTTATGGACCAGTTTATAATGATAAGATTAGGTGATATGTTTGATGCATCTATTGGTGTAACATTGGGTATATCTACTTTATGTGCTGCTTCGTTTGGGCAACTTTGTAGTGATACATTTGgtgttttttttggatgtgctataaattatttacttcaaagatataaaattatacaaatagaaaaatttgatataaaaaataaaatatatcaatattGCACATTAATCGGATCTGTATTGGGAATATTACTTGGTTGTGGTTTGGGAATGCTTCagcttatttttattgataCAACAAAAAGTGATagattgaaaaaaaaaaaagaattagattttatatttcaaatGGTTATGTATGATTGTTCTGATATATTAAACTGTGAAGCTTCAACTTTATTTCTATATGATAAAGTGAAAAACGAATTATGGAGTAAAGCCATACATGGtcgaaaaaatattataaaaatttctGCTAATAGCAATGAAAAAAGCTTTTGTTTATGGGTTTTAagaaataaagaaattattaattgtaAAGATGTATTAAGTAGtgaattatataatccaaatcatgataaaaaattcaattttaaaacaaaaactaTATTGGCTGCACCGATATTAGATAGAAATAATCAAGTTGTTGGCGTTCTTATGTTTCTGAATAAATTCAGATCACATGGTGGTTATTTTACATGTAATGACGAAAAGCTAGCTGAATTGATGAGTAAACatatttcaatttttatggaaaaatttaattatataagtGAAGGTGatcaaaaaatgattatttttgataaacaaaaaaataatttacaagaagaagaagaagaagaagaagatgaagatgatgaaaatgatgatgaaaatttaaaaaataaatcaaataaaatcgaagaattgaaaataacaaattttaaagataaaaaaaaaaaacgaaaaaaaaaaagagaacaaaataaaaaaaacaaatatcaaactttacaaatatatgatgatggtaaaatatttgatgAAGGAAATGATAATGAAATCAAACAAACAATATTTGAAGATTATGATGAAAAGgaagaagaagaagatGTCTATAACATTGAGGATGAAGAAGATgatgaagaagaagaagaaaatgatgaaaatgatgataaaaatgatgataaaaatgagacaaaaaatgaaagtaTACATtacaaagaaaaaaacaatttattaaattcaaatttaaaagaagGAAATAGTAAAATGGATTTTCAAGAACAAATTGggaataaaatgaaaaaaaatgatactAACAAAATTAACTTAGAAAAGtcaaataatttgaatGATCATAAAAATGTAGATACTACTACTATTAATGGTTATGGAAaagaagataaaaataatatttacacatttgataaaaaacaaCAAATCAATAACttatataacaaaattaataaattaaaaactattaatgaaaatgataaaaattttaaattcaatttattaatgcaaaatatttctaaaaatgtaaataataacgAAATGAAATATGAGCAAAATATATCCATTTATATTGATAACGAAAATACCaaacaaaaagaaaaacaaaattttaaaaactaTTCTACCATAAGCAGTGATGAATATATTGATCCGTATATAATAGATaatgttaaaatattagataccttttttaataatatagaaaaaaaatcaaaaaaaattattttatgtacAAAGTTATATAAAGATAGTATAAACTTGTGGAAAAAATGGCAAAGTTGTGGACAAACTTATCCTAATAATTTAtgggaaataaaaaacaatattaaaGAGGAACAGACATTGCCAATTAATATAACAGATGACaattatcataaaatttattacacTCCtgaatttaattattattttgaaaataattatgatacAGAATAcgatttattttatcaaaatcgTTTCAATGATGGGTATAGACATATCCAAAATCGCGAATATATTGATGATACTgttggaaataaaaataaatatatacatgaatattttaaacCGGGTGAAATGAATTATAGTAAAATGAGGGAAGGGGAAGGAGATACTAATATAAAGACATGGAATGATCTTTTAAacgaaaaaacaaataatagccgtttttttagtatttgccataaaataaatgatatgaCAAGTTTGTATaagaataattataaaaatattgaaaacatagtatttataaagaaaaaatatatgatatatgaTGTTGTTAAAGCTTATAATCATAACACAtttgatgaaaaatattttgctCATATTAACTtgggaaaaatatataataatatgtctcaaaaaaaaaatgatatgaaatgttttaaaatgCTAAAGATTATATACagatataatttaaataaaatttttagtaatcattataaatacataataataaaaaaaaaaaaaaaattaagaaaattttgttattcTATAAAATCTTTTGATATACACAAAATGGATCAATTTTggtttattatatattgccaaaataagttaaaaaatattttttataaaaacttACATTTCGCAATTAACTTACAAAATGCGCGAATAATTGATTTCAAATttatacacacatatatattaaatacaatatatgaaaatacaaCTTCGATCTTTGTATCACCAAGTACTTGTTAcaatgttaaaaaaatagactTTTTTTCAGTGAACAATTTATATcgtttaaaaaataaaactacaatgaatgatataatttataaatattatatattttataatttccgaaaaaaattaaaaaaaaaaaaaattaattactACAATTATCAAGATTTATATATGGAAGAAAATTTCTTTGGCCATAATACACACACAAAAAAAGTACCAAAATTGCTTGATGATGATTtaggaaaaaaaagtgcAATAATAACAGTAGAAAGGTAA
- a CDS encoding UDP-N-acetylglucosamine transferase subunit ALG14, putative, translating into MLVALCCLSIFIYIFFFLKKKIFYNKNSIQNEDIEIGVVLGSGGHTFEILEILKLIKNDNIIFHFFCANGDNLSKEKAEKEFEKYRKHFVFIPRCRNIGESYLMALTKFIFVFIYCIFLTYKLNNIKLLIVNGPGTCVPVVFSLLFRKYIFFKKIKIVYIESVCRIYSLSMSAKILYRFTDMFVVFSKHLQNKYKKAKFYGYLF; encoded by the coding sequence ATGCTTGTAGCTCTTTGTTGCTtaagtatatttatatatatatttttttttttgaaaaaaaaaatattctataataaaaatagtatacAAAATGAAGACATTGAAATTGGTGTAGTTCTAGGATCAGGAGGCCATACATTTGAAATAttagaaatattaaaactcataaaaaatgataatataatttttcattttttttgtgcaAATGGTGATAATTTGAGTAAGGAAAAGGCAGAAAAAGAATTTGAAAAGTATAGAAAACATTTTGTCTTTATACCAAGGTGTAGAAATATAGGAGAATCGTATTTAATGGCTTTAactaaatttatatttgtatttatatattgtatatttttaacatacaaattgaataatattaaattattgaTAGTAAATGGCCCGGGAACATGTGTACCTGttgtattttcattattatttagaaaatatattttttttaaaaaaataaagatagtTTATATAGAAAGTGTTTGTAGGATATATTCCTTATCGATGAGTgcaaaaattttatatagaTTTACTGACATGTTTGTTGTGTTTTCTAAACATTtacaaaacaaatataagaaaGCAAAGTTTTATGGCTATTTATTCtga
- a CDS encoding tyrosine kinase-like protein, putative has protein sequence MIWKKEKYGESYIRTNKGVYIGDIEDKKKHGWGITINNNGNKYEGLFENDERNIFGSELLCCLYKHNYKNKKIKREEKLDGNEIEENSEKEFEKGNICLNSNRYIYIGNFKNGKKHGNGVLINYNNYVMYSCIFLNNVIVYKDILFSLINNYHSKYQKKSETINFFDKDTSSLNIENKGIKNKMIDEKDTFFFIKNKYKYTIFNYIKFYEHVMDKIKKCDLHELFLKYESGKEKCDWNEEKEIDYINLKENQIKSMNCFSNYYKNIDIINENEINNSIKTNDEPSNKQTISDSMCTNIDGNYNNTMLNEDKNIKQNEKEKKDTYLYNEINKMLPSYFRKKKKHNFLSLSYAQNSIYWNVFELNFFLFFVGISRKIIEIFIINEIDGYCLKYIENKLLENMGISDKMIKRCIILAVQCLLKLREKYKHKKKIKMSNNKIDKKLFLNKNKIWLLKLIGRGGYNNVYKCLYINNIKKCRNYKMSNYRNFNINHSINNIALKICIDKKYSYDFFSELKILSILRHPNVSLFLGGIRDPQAIALEYIPYGSIFDILHKKKTKIKILDIIKMCKDITSFMSFLHNKGILHCDLKSPNILLSESGEIKICDFGLSIQNFDNKPKYLGIVGTYQWTAPEILRGEGYTKKADIYSFGVILWELLHRTIPFNDLKHPLDIIAQVGYLNKQLIINNNINNKLLYVLTSCLHKDKRKRKSFFFWSEYFDILYKANICCENKKLSFLLS, from the coding sequence atgatatggaaaaaagaaaaatatgggGAAAGTTATATAAGAACAAATAAAGGCGTATATATAGGAGATATagaagataaaaaaaaacatggGTGGGGTATAACGATAAATAATAAcggaaataaatatgaaggGTTGtttgaaaatgatgaaagGAATATATTTGGATCAGAATTATTATGTTGTTTATACAAACATAactacaaaaataaaaaaataaaaagggaAGAAAAATTGGACGGAAATGAGATAGAAGAAAATAGTGAAAAAGAATTTGAAAAAGGTAATATCTGCTTAAATTCaaatagatatatatatataggaaattttaaaaatggcAAAAAACATGGAAATGgtgttttaataaattataataattatgttaTGTATagttgtatatttttaaacaatgttattgtatataaagatattttattttccttaaTTAATAACTATCATtcaaaatatcaaaaaaaaagtgaaacTATCAACTTTTTTGATAAAGATACTTCAAGTCTTAACattgaaaataaaggaATTAAAAACAAGATGATAGACGAAAAagatacattttttttcataaaaaataaatataaatataccatttttaattatataaaattttatgaacatgtaatggataaaattaaaaaatgtgattTACATGaactatttttaaaatatgaatcAGGAAAAGAGAAGTGTGATTGGAATGAAGAAAAGGAAAttgattatattaatttgaaagaaaatcaaataaaatctATGAATTGCTTTTCaaattattacaaaaacattgatataataaatgaaaacgaaataaataattctatCAAAACAAATGACGAACCATCAAATAAACAAACTATATCTGATTCTATGTGCACAAATATTGATGGTAATTATAACAATACAATGCTTAatgaagataaaaatatcaaacaaaatgaaaaagaaaaaaaggaCACATACCTATACaacgaaataaataaaatgctTCCCTcatattttagaaaaaaaaaaaaacataattttttatcattatcttATGCCcaaaatagtatatattggaatgtttttgaattaaatttttttttattttttgttggAATTTctagaaaaataattgaaatatttataataaatgaaatagatggatattgtttaaaatatatagaaaataaattattagaaaatatGGGTATTTCTGATAAAATGATTAAAAGATGTATTATATTAGCTGTTCAatgtttattaaaattaagagaaaaatataaacataaaaaaaaaattaaaatgtcaaataacaaaattgacaaaaaattatttttaaataaaaataaaatatggctattaaaattaataggGAGAGGTGGTTACAATAATGTGTATAAATGtctgtatataaataacatcaaaaaatgtagaaattataaaatgtcAAATTATAGAAActttaatataaatcattCAATTAACAATATcgcattaaaaatatgtatagataaaaaatatagttatgattttttttcagaattaaaaattttatcaattttaaGGCATCCTAATGTTTCTCTGTTTTTAGGTGGAATTAGAGATCCACAAGCAATAGCACTCGAATATATTCCATATGGTAgtatatttgatatattacataaaaaaaaaacaaaaataaaaattttggatataattaaaatgtgTAAAGATATAACATCATTTATGTCATTTCTTCACAACAAAGGAATATTACATTGTGATTTAAAGTCgccaaatattttattatcagaATCAGgagaaattaaaatatgtgaTTTTGGTTTGTCaattcaaaattttgataataaacCCAAATACTTAGGAATTGTAGGAACATATCAATGGACTGCCCCAGAAATATTAAGAGGTGAAGGGTATACAAAAAAAGcagatatatattcttttggAGTTATATTATGGGAACTTTTACATCGAACAATACCTtttaatgatttaaaaCACCCACTAGACATCATAGCTCAAGTTGGgtatttaaataaacagcttatcataaataataatataaataacaaattaCTATATGTATTAACTAGCTGTTTACATAAGGATAAAAGGAAAAGGaaatctttttttttttggtcTGAATATTTTGACATTCTATACAAAGCTAACATATGTTgtgaaaacaaaaaattatctttCCTTTTGAGCTAA